The genomic interval CACCCAGTTCTGGCGGATGGACGACACGCGCGTCCACTTCCGTGTCATCGACGCCTTCGCACCCGCCAAGCCGTACCTCAACTGGGGCGTCATCGAATGGGCGTGACCACGCCGAGGTCGCCCCGTCCCCGCACCGAGAGGACCAAGGACGAACATGCCGGACTTTGACGCCATCGTCGTCGGCTCAGGGTGTGCCGGTCCGATGGCGGCGCATGCGCTCGCCTCGGCCGGCAAGTCCGTCGCCGTCGTCGAACGCGGTGACCAGCCCGGGGCCAAGAACGTCACGGGGGCAGGCTCTACGCCCACTCGCTCGCCGCGGCGTTCCCCGACTACGCGACCGAGGCGCCGCTCGAACGCAAGATCACGCACGAGAAGGTCTCGTTCATGACCGACGACTCCAGCTTCACGGTCGACTTCACGTCGCCGGGTCTGGGTGTCGAGGGATCCGACTCGTACTCGGTGCTGCGTGCCGAGCTCGACCCGTGGCTGGCGTCGAAGGCCGAGGATGCCGGTGCTGACTACATCACCGGCATCCCGGTCGACGAGCTGCTCACCGACGGGGCGCGCGTGACCGGCGTCAGGGCCGGCGACGACGAGCTGACCGCCGACGTCGTCATCCTGTGCGACGGCGTCAACTCGCTCCTGATCGAGCAGGCCGGTCTGGGGGCGACGCCGTCGCCCCACCAGGTCGCCGTCGGCGTCCGGCAGACCTTCGAGCTGCCGGCGCGGGTCATCGAGGACCGGTTCCACCTCGCCGAGGGCGAGGGCGCCGCGTGGTTGTTCGTGGGCGCGCCCACGGGTGGGCGCGTCGGCGGCGGGTTCCTGTACACCAACAAGGACACGGTCTCGGTGGGGCTCGTGGCGACGGTCTCGGACCTGACACGGTCGCGGACCCCGCTGACGCAGCTCACCGAGGACTTCCTGCGGCATCCCGTCCTGGGACCCGTGCTCCGGGACGCCAAGCCGGTCGAGTACTCGGCGCACCTCGTCCCGGAGGGCGGCATGGACTCGATGCCGCGGCTCGCGGGCGACGGCGTCCTGGTCGCGGGCGACGCGGCCATGATGTGCCTCAACCTCGGGTACTCGGTGCGTGGCATGGACCTGGCCATCGCGGCGGGACGGATCGCCGGCGAGCAGGCGGCGCGGGCGCTCGACGCGGGCGACACGAGCGCCGTCGGCCTGGCGGGGTACGAGGCGGCGCTGCGGGACAGCTTCGTGCTCAAGGACATGAGCGCGATGCGCGCGTTCCCTCACTTCATGGAGAGCACGCCGCGCATCTTCAGCGCCTACCCCGCGATGGTGCGCGACATCTGCCTGTCGACGTTCGTCGTCGACGGCACGCCGGTCGAGCCTCTGCGACGGCGCGTCATGCGCCCGGTCAAGCAGGCAGGCGGGCTGTGGGCGCTGGCGAAGGACGGACTGCGAGGAATGAGGGCACTGTGACGGATCACGAGACCACCCCCGGGGCGGACCGGCAGCCGGTCGACGTCGACGCGAAGCTCGCGCTCGACCGGTTCGAGCTCGACGAGGGCTACGCGCACGTCGTGGTCGGCGACGACGCGGACGATGCCGTCTTCGACCACCTGGTCACCCTCTGCCCGGCGGGCCTGTACAAGCGAGGCCCTGCCGGCGAGCGGCTCTTCGACCACGCGGGCTGCCTCGAGTGCGGCACGTGCCGGATCGAGGGGGCACCGTGACGCTGTCGCGGTGGACGTTCCCGCGCGCCGGGCACGGCGTCAGCTACCGGTACTGATCGGACCGCGCCATGATCGATCAGGGTTCCACCCTGTGCGCGGACCTGCCGGGCGCCACGCTGCGTTCCGTGGTCGTCTCGCCCGAGTGGTCGAACAACGTCTATGTGCTGACGTCGAAGACCTCGGGGGAGCAGATCATCGTGGACGCGGCCGACGAGCCGTCGAAGATCCTCGACCTGCTGCAGGTCGCGGCGGCCGACTCACCTGAGCCGGCCGCCGTGCGCGCCATCGTGACCACGCACCAGCACGACGACCACATCGGCGCGCTGGCGGCGATGGTGCACCACACCGGTGCCCGCACGTACGCGGGCACCGACGACGCCGCGGCCGTCACCGAGCAGACCGGCGTGCCGATCGACCGGGCCGTCGCCGACGGCGACACCATCGACGTCGCCGGGCTCTCGCTCGGGGTGGTCGCGGTGCGCGGGCACACGCCGGGGTCGATCGTGCTGGTGCTCGACGACCCGCACGGGCCGACGCACCTGCTCGTCGGCGACGACCTGTTCCCGGGGGTATCGGCCGGACCGAGACCCCCGAGGACTTCGCGGCGCTGCTGTCGGACATCGAGCACCGGCTCATGCGCCGGTTCGCGGACGACTCCGTCGTCTGGCCGGGCCACGGACGGCCGACCACCCTTGGGGCCGAGCGGCCTCACCTGGCGGCATGGCGTGCGCGTGGCTGGTGACATGACCTGGCGGGACCTGACGCGGGCGCGGCGGTGGGGGCTGCTGATGCTGGTCTCGGCCGGCAGCTCGATCATCTTCTACATCCCGAGCCTGCGGCGGGTCTTCCCCGACCAGATGATGGATGCGCTGGGCCTGAACAACGAGCAGGTCGGCATCCTGATGGCCGCCTACGGCATCACCTCGATGATCTGCTACGTGCCGTCGGGCATCCTGGCGG from Xylanimonas allomyrinae carries:
- a CDS encoding FAD-dependent oxidoreductase → MTDDSSFTVDFTSPGLGVEGSDSYSVLRAELDPWLASKAEDAGADYITGIPVDELLTDGARVTGVRAGDDELTADVVILCDGVNSLLIEQAGLGATPSPHQVAVGVRQTFELPARVIEDRFHLAEGEGAAWLFVGAPTGGRVGGGFLYTNKDTVSVGLVATVSDLTRSRTPLTQLTEDFLRHPVLGPVLRDAKPVEYSAHLVPEGGMDSMPRLAGDGVLVAGDAAMMCLNLGYSVRGMDLAIAAGRIAGEQAARALDAGDTSAVGLAGYEAALRDSFVLKDMSAMRAFPHFMESTPRIFSAYPAMVRDICLSTFVVDGTPVEPLRRRVMRPVKQAGGLWALAKDGLRGMRAL